The Chrysemys picta bellii isolate R12L10 chromosome 3, ASM1138683v2, whole genome shotgun sequence DNA window CTTTTAAAGTACAGTATTTTTTTAACAGGCAGTAAGTACATGCTTCTATCTCTCCTCCCGCCCTCTTTCTCAAATACTTCCTTGCCTTGTAATAAAGTGTATGGAATGGATGATCACTAAATGATGACATCAAACACGTTAGAAGATATATTTTGTTTATGTAATCAGTAAACAGAAAATACCATTTACTGATAGTCTTTCTCTGATTACACATTAGATAAACCAAGCAAATAAACAAGTTGGTCTGTAAATACaaccaaagctcaaaccactacTGCACTACCAAATCCTGTCTATCTTGCTCAGGGGCGTAGTTCTGTTTacttctgatgatgatgatgagcaaCTGTAAACTGTAAAATCATCTAAAAATACCTGAAATCCTCAAGGGAAACTTGGGGAGGGAGAGATCTGGAAAACTTTTAGCCATTGGCTTATATTTTAGCGTTTTGAGTTTTCCGAATTTCAGAGATCATATATTGAAGGTTTAACACCCTTCTCATTGATTGCACCTAGCCTTGTTTGGACGTATTAACTGTTTTGATAGTATGTGCTTGGCTTCTCTTGGAAATTCTGTCATGAGCCGCTAATAAGCATCTGGCCACAAATAAGGGGCTGCTCAGTGAAGGAGCCAGTTCTGTCTCAGGAATCCACCACAATAGGATACAAGATTCTATCCCTCAGCAGCCACCTGACTCCCAGCAAGTGAGAATACAATGGCAACCTGGGGTGCAAATGGAGCTGGGACCTAATAGACTAGAAGCCActgggtgggagagaggaggtgaTATGGAAGCAGAGGAAGAGGGGGAACAGCACCTCCCCTTCCCTTATGTCTGTCTCCTAATTTTTCATTGACCTTTCAAATGTTGTAAAACGTTGACAGGTTCAAACTTTTGGGGCAGTTTGAAAAGGAGGAACTGTCTTTTCAGCCCAGTAAGCCTCAGTAGGAACCAATGATGCACTTACGGGATCCTTGAGGGAATCTCTTCTTCAGTCTTGAAGCGTCCTGTCCACATGAGGATTTTTTTGTCAAAGTTGGAAGGTTTGTAACTACCAGGTACTTTGTACATCTTCTCAGCTGAAAGATGAACCAGAGAAAAGCCCCTCATCACTTTGTTCACTGGAGAGATAATGGGATTGGTGGGGAGTGTCCCTAGCCATGGTCCATCTCTGTTACTGGGTTCAGGGCTCTTTTTGTTCTGGTAAAGACCTTAACCTTTACTCTTGAGTAACCTTTCTTGTACCTCAAATCACCTATGTTCTCTATGTTTGCAGTGGTGGTGTGGCCAAgatggtcccaggatactagagagacaaaatgggtgaggtaatgtcttttactgTACCGacttctgttgctgaaagagcgtagaagaagagctcagtggagctgaaaagcttctctctcctttTGGGTCACTCTTGTCGATCTGGGTAGAAACTGGATCTACCTGGAATCTGCTGACTGTTGTACCCATGTGCCTGAATTGTACCATCAACCTAAAGAACAAGTCTTCCTGCTCCTATTGCACCTCAAAAATTTAAACCCTGCTGCACTATGACACATGAGTATTGTAAAACCTCATTTCCACACCCGCCTCCAGCCAATTTTTAACCCCACTCCCAATGCTCAAGCCTCATCAGAGAACAAGTTTAGCTGCTTCCATTCCAGCAAAACCATCCAGATGTTAATTCAGCCTGGGTCTATGACAGCTGCTCGAGCAGGGATCTGGTAGCTGGATCCTGCAAGACTTTGGCCCCAGTCACCCAAATTCCACAGTTTAACATGAGAACATGTTCAGCTGTTTCTGCTGCATCTTAAAAACCCAGCCCCAGGGACATCCTACTGTATCAGCACCTTAAACTAGATATTCAGACTGTGGCATgggagccacaagtggctcttcaaTGTGTTTCTTAGGGCTTTTTGCAGGACATGATATTAAAAAACCATGTGATTtaattaaccaatcaggatgtttttaatgtgttattaaccaattgtaaaATATTTGCTTAGTCATTTTGCTGGGGGGCCCTAAACGAaccaatgaattcacactactctagctcttttgggtaatgttgatcgccaatttggctcctgaaccacttgGGGTCCCACTACCACTGCCTTAAATGCTCAGCTCATGCTGCTGCATCTTGGCAAATTTTGGCCCCAACTCCATAAATGTTGCCCTCAAAATCGAGAACAAATGCCTCTACTACTCCATCATCAAAAGGTAGCCCCGGCCATCTCCTCCTGGGGCAGGCCGGAGGGTggttttatttggggggaggggagaagtagCTGTGTTCTCTGTGTTAAGGGTACAATTTGGGGGCTTGGGTCCAAACGTTGGCTGGATCGAGGCAGTTCCAGCGTTtattctctctcccacccccaccctttaCTGGCCTGAAGCAGAAGTGAGATCCGGAGCGCTGGGCAGAGCTGCAAACGCTCCCCTAGGACACGTCCCAGCGGGGAGCCCCGGTGCttgccagggccctggggcagggtgCAGCGTAGCGGTGCAAGCAGCCTGCCAGCCGGAGAAGCGGAGAGAGGGGCTCTGTGAGTCACAGcacaggggagccccgggctccCCGTTTACTCACCCGAGCTGATGGGCCCTGGGCTTCGGTTGTGGGCGCTGCTGGAGGAAGCTGCAGTGGCCGCGATCCCACGGGCTGCCGGCCGGAGCAGGGGGGCGTGCAGTTGCCCTTCGGCCAGGAGCCGGCCCAGGCAGACGCGGCTCCCAGCTGCCGCCAGCATGGCGAGGACCGCGCTGCTTGGCTGCCGCCTCCGAGCCGGCTGAGGCTGGGCAGGCAACGCAGAGAGGGGACCCCGCACCCCCTGCAGTCCAGAGAGCAACCGGCACCAGCTCCAGCCCCTCGCAGCCTCCCTGCGACCGCCCCCTCCTCCGGGCCGGGGAGCGCCAGCAGCTcttcccagcctctgcccccacaCCGCTCGCTAGCCCTGCTCAGGGCTGCAGCCCCCCTCGGgatctgcctcctccctccagcccagcgaACTTCACCAGGCCCCCAGGCACTTCACCCCCCCGTCCCATAATTTCCCCCATGGGAAACTGCTAgtcccagctgctgcagctctggTCCAGCAAGCAAGTGGCTGGTGCTTCCCTCTCACCCCTTGGGGAATGCTGCTGCCACTTCTCTCATCTCCTatgcaggaaggagggagggggctgtTTCTCTTCGCTCATTAAGATGCCCCATCTCCATGTGCCTGCCCTCTGGGCCGGGAAGTGTGACTACTTACCTGCTACCCCCTCAAACTGCTGCCCCCAGCAAGTCTCTCGTTTCTGCTCCGATGAGCTAGATCTGATGGGTGCGAGAAACCAGGGAAGATTTTGCTTCTTGCTGGGCCAGGGTTGAGAGGGCTGATCCAGGCTGGCAAAatgtgaaggagagagaaacAACAGCGTTTGCTACACACTAGTAAAGGCCTGTGGTCAGAAAATACTTCACACCAATGTGGGATAGACCCATTGTAAATTagcaaatggggggagggagaaagggggctGAAAGTCAGTGCCTGCACATCAGACATCCCTCTTGCCAGTCATGAAGTATCAAGTAACTGCCCCAGTGTGCACAATGCCTAGAAAAATGGAGGCCTGATTCTTGAATGGCACCATTAGATCAACCACAATTCAAATAAAATAACAATAGATCCTGTCCCTGCATAGACTCTCACTGCTGCCATTCTAGGAAAATGCCAACATCAGCACAAATAAAGGGTTTGCCAACATGAGAACTCATCATGTTCTGATACGCATGAAATGACCAACAAGAAAATGTAGATGTTCTGTTTAAAAGGGACTCATAAATCACCTTCTTGCCTCTAGCAACTAGTGCCAGTGCAGTGTAAAATACCCATTAGCATGCAAAGCCAACAGCTAATTTTCCGAAGCTTCAAAATATCTGGGCTAATCTCAATGTTGCTAAATTATGTTTCTAGTCCTTTGCCATGTAAAAATGGTCTTGTGAATGAAAGTTAACAGACTGCAGGGACTGAAAAGTCATCACTGATTTTTCTTAAAGATCTTGGATTATACATTGTACCCCTTCTGCCACCTTCTGCCTTTGTCACTCTATGAATCCTATGGTCACAGGTCCCTCAGTCATTGGAAGGAACCCCACCAGTTTGTGGCTGAGGGAGGCAGTGCCAGGCATGCTGTAACTGACAGCAACAATGCTGCTTCATGCAGCCTCCCAGCAAAATTTTCCCTTCTGAGAGGGGTCAACTATCTCAACAGGTTATCACAGTGCAGCTTCATTGCTGTCAAAGGTCTTGGAAGGTCATGGTGAGTTTCTGTGCTTGCTTTGCTTGCTTACTTGCTGTGGAAAAATATCAGAACTGGCAAAAGGTGTCCCTGTTTGTCAAATGGCAAACAGTTCTTTAGAGCACAGGCTGTGGGATCAACCTAGCAAAAATTGTTCCCAAGTTTACTCTCCCAGCACAGTGATTCGCTCCAACAGCGTTAAAAGCCTGAGGCTGGATTCTCAGCCCTATGGTGCCTCTTTTGTCCTCCTCTGGCTTTTCAAAAACCTGTGAAGCCAGCTTAACTGGTCAGCTGATgatttctcctccatgatctagAGCTGATGCAGTTCCTGGTGTAGGGGCATTcctgggagaaaggggggagctCTCTATGTCCTGGTAATCCTATTGCCAGACAGTCAGTCCCTTTGGGGCAACAGGCAGCTtggcacaatttagagcagccctgcgGCTGTAGGGACCAAAGTGGCCTCTTGCCTGCCCCAGGATTGAGGGAACCCAAAGACGGCATAAAGCCACCTTCCCTTTCACCACTTTCCCCTCACTGAGTGCAGCTCTCTAGACTAGGAAATCTAGCCCCTGGTACACAAGAGTGTTATAATTCTGGCTGCTTTATGATGGCAACCTTAGGGAACTCTTGAAATCTTCAGGGTGCCGTAAATAGCGTTTTTTCTTCACTTTGCTGTTTATGggggaatcagggccggctctaggcaccagcgtcgcaagcatgtgcttggggtggcacttttcaaggggcggcactccggtgGCAAAGAAacaggagccggccctgaggggaATGTAGCGCTTCACGTGTCTTTCCTGTGGTATCTTCACCTAATAAAAAGACAGAGAATAGTTTCCACATAGAAAGCAGTATGTTTAGTACTTCCTGCACAGGAAACCATCTGCCTTATATCATGGATGGGAGGaggagatttttgttttattccctGTGCATGCGCACAATACATTATTTGTGTCCAAACTCACGTACATCCTAAAAGAGCAGCCCAGTATGCCCAAGTGCCTTTTGCAAAAATTGGAGATGCGTTGAAAATGCAGCTGAGGAAGTGACATGGATTTTGCATTATTTAGTTCCTTGCAGAATTTCCTCATGTAGTTTTCCTCATGTTTTgctgcagaatcatagaatcatagaatatcagggttggaaggtacctcaggaggtcatctaatccaaccccctgctcaaagcaggaccagttcccaactaaatcatcccagccagggcttcgtcaagcctgaccttaaaaacctctaaggaaggagattccaccaccttcctaggtaacccattccagtgcttcaaccccctcctagtgaaaaagtttttcctaatatccaacctaaacgtcccccactgcaacttgagaccattactccttgttctgtctctcCATTTTAGGGCACACAAACTAACTTTTTCTTCAGATGTGCTGCAAATGGAACAGCATTGCAAGATGAAATGACCTCCGGGTCAGCCCTGATGATGCATCTCTTCCACTAGGAATTTTGATGgcaaaagttttttgtttgttttttttgtttttttttaagctgccaTGGATCTTTTGTACCAGGAATTTCTGTTGATTGAATCAAATTAATAATACGTTCCACTGCTGGAGGACAGAAGAGTGTTGCATATTTTTCATTCATTTGGCTCAATTTAGGAAGTCCTCTGGCACCCAGTGCACAGTTGGAAAACAGCACCTGAATGAAACCACCCTACTGATTCCATCTGCCCCCTGGTTCTAGCAAACTTGCATGCTACATCTCTTTCCTCATTAGAATCCAGTGCTTGTAGCAGAAAGAGATGTGGAACAAACCATCTTCATTTTTCAATACAAAGCTGAATCAATATGTCCCATATGCTATACTATCACATACATCACTATTTCTAGGATATCACCACTTCTCTCAAGGCTCAAAAATGCAAATTCGAATGAAATACTTCTACATTTATTCCAGATAAGTACTTTTTACCTTTTCCGCTTTTACAATGCTTGACAGAGCAAAGAGGTGTAGTATAATTGCAGGGACCTCAGGCAGTggtagtagggttgccaactttctactcacacaaaaccaaacacccttgccctgctgtgatgggttcagtcacagagaccccccgggactgtcacctgatgtgctgtaattacctctgagcccattttccctgccagcttgggacttccagaaccctgccttgttgagccagatgcgctagcctgctgcaacacagacccagggtctggtccatgcccccaaagctacagatttaactgaaaacagctccgCAGGTTGCCAGTACCCAGGCACCagatcccaatgggatccaaacaccaaataaatccattttactctgtataaagtttatacagggtaaattcataaattgtctgccctctaggacactgatagatatgcacagctgtttgctcccccaaatacgctgggtttattaataaaagtgatttcattaagtataaaaagtaggatttaagtggtttcaagtactaacagacagaacaaagtaagtcaccaagcaaaataaagcaaaaacacgcaagtctaagcctaatacattaagaaactgattacagataatatctcaccctcagagatgttccaataaacttctttcacagactagattccttcttagtctgggcccaatcctttcccctggtacagtccttgttagttccagcagacttctcaggtggtaagcaggggttttcccatgactggcagccccctttacccttctccacctccttttatagctttggcacaaggcaggaattttttgtctctctgggtccccacccatcctactaaatggaaaagtacaaggattaagattgatttcattatcaggtgacatggtcacatgtcactgtaagaccccctagtctccattcctcCAGGGTTGGCCCacaggtacacaggaaggtttgcaggtaaataaaccatttataaccaattgtcctagtcaatgggcaccatcaagattctaaatcaccattaatggcccacactttgcataattacaataggatctCCGacttatacttcatatttctagcttcagatacaagaatgatacatgcatacaaataggaggaacatattcagtagtttataacctttgttatgatacctcacaagagacCTTTCGCATagagcatattccagttacatcatattcaaaAGCATActtccataaagcatatggagtgcaacgtcacacctgccccctgccccacccctcatccaagtccccaccctgccccgccccttcactgaggccccacccccgcttactccattctccctcccccatcgCTCTCTTTCCCTaccctcacttgctcatttttgCCAGGCTCACTCAGGGGATGGGattggggcagtgggggaagggctc harbors:
- the FAM162B gene encoding protein FAM162B, with translation MLAAAGSRVCLGRLLAEGQLHAPLLRPAARGIAATAASSSSAHNRSPGPISSAEKMYKVPGSYKPSNFDKKILMWTGRFKTEEEIPSRIPPEMLDTARNKARVKACYLMIGLTIIACFAVIASARRTEHHESLTSWNLAKKAKWREEAAVSAEFKTK